One Cricetulus griseus strain 17A/GY chromosome 5, alternate assembly CriGri-PICRH-1.0, whole genome shotgun sequence genomic window carries:
- the LOC113835857 gene encoding LOW QUALITY PROTEIN: coiled-coil domain-containing protein 71L-like (The sequence of the model RefSeq protein was modified relative to this genomic sequence to represent the inferred CDS: deleted 2 bases in 1 codon), with amino-acid sequence MRRGVKRRRRRPRAAWGGGYGADGGAGLQALEEKVVYSRSQLSLAGSTEALGDAFKLFMPSSTEFMSSEAELWSFLCSLKHQFSPHILRSKDVYGYSSCRALVPDLPAPAGRPARRPRPRPTPRRRRRGARAAAGTLGPRPPPPPQPPPSAASAAAEPGPPASCFGGRTLEEIWRAATPTLTSFPTIRVGDDVWGERSLAVARRRASQVLRVDLDPVVRLRRFPVPRA; translated from the exons ATGAGACGCGGCGTGAAGCGGCGGCGGCGCCGGCCCCGGGCCGCCTGGGGCGGCGGCTACGGAGCGGACGGCGGCGCCGGGCTGCAGGCGCTGGAGGAGAAGGTGGTGTACTCGCGGTCGCAGCTGTCGCTGGCCGGCAGCACCGAGGCGCTGGGCGACGCCTTCAAGCTCTTCATGCCTAGCAGCACGGAGTTCATGAGCTCGGAGGCGGAGCTCTGGAGCTTCCTCTGCAGCCTCAAGCACCAGTTCTCCCCGCACATCCTGCGCAGCAAGGACGTCTATGGCTACTCCTCATGCCGGGCGCTGGTGCCCGACCTCCCGGCGCCCGCTGGCCGCCCCGCGCGGCGCCCGCGCCCGCGCCCCACGCCCAGGAGGAGGCGCCGTGGAGCCCGGGCGGCCGCCGGCACCCTGGGGCCGCGCCCGCCGCCGCCTCCGCAGCCGCCGCCGTCG GCCGCCTCCGCCGCCGCCGAGCCCGGGCCGCCCGCGTCCTGCTTTGGGGGCCGCACCCTGGAGGAGATCTGGAGGGCGGCCACCCCGACGCTGACCAGCTTCCCGACCATCCGCGTCGGCGACGACGTGTGGGGCGAGCGCAGCCTGGCGGTGGCGCGGCGCAGGGCGAGCCAAGTGCTGCGAGTGGACCTGGACCCCGTGGTGAGGCTGCGCCGCTTCCCGGTGCCCCGGGCGTGA